The Candidatus Denitrolinea symbiosum DNA window TCCGCCAGGAACTCTCGGAAATGCTCGTCCGCGAGATCAGCGATCCGCGCCTGGAACTTATCTATGTGACCGACGTTAAAGTGGATAAGGAACTGGCCTACGCGGACGTGTTCGTCTCCGCGCTGGAGGGACGCGAACGCAGCCGCGAGGTCCTCGCGGGACTCGAATCTGCCGGCGGCTTCATCCGCCGGACCCTGGCCGGGCGCGTCGACCTGCGCGTCTTCCCCCGCCTGCGCTTCCACTGGGACCCCACTCCCGAAAACGCCGACCATGTCGAAAAGAAACTGGCGGAGCTGCGCGAGAAAAAACAGACTTGAAATAGTACAAATGGATAGACAACATTAATCCGTTGTTTAGAAACCGACTGTACAATAAAATCACACAAGGAGCGAAAACGTTTC harbors:
- a CDS encoding ribosome-binding factor A gives rise to the protein MPSGIRLQRIADRIRQELSEMLVREISDPRLELIYVTDVKVDKELAYADVFVSALEGRERSREVLAGLESAGGFIRRTLAGRVDLRVFPRLRFHWDPTPENADHVEKKLAELREKKQT